From the Carya illinoinensis cultivar Pawnee chromosome 4, C.illinoinensisPawnee_v1, whole genome shotgun sequence genome, one window contains:
- the LOC122306400 gene encoding uncharacterized protein LOC122306400 — translation MVEKIRAVAYHLELLIEFHEIHNVFHVSSLKKSFGNQTLAVVDPNSIPLQFRLTYEEKPLQIIDWKEEELQNCRIPLVKVLWQNHNVQEATRKKEVDMQAKNPSCLEPNLVLFCFGLGSANVL, via the coding sequence ATGGTGGAGAAAATACGAGCAGTTGCATACCATTTGGAGTTGCTAATTGAGTTCCATGAAATCCATAATGTATTCCACGTCTCCTcgttgaagaagagttttgggaatcaAACACTAGCAGTGGTAGACCCCAATAGCATTCCTTTGCAATTTAGGCTGACCTATGAAGAGAAGCCACTACAAATCATTGACTGGAAGGAAGAAGAGTTACAGAACTGCAGGATTccattggtcaaagtactttggcaaaatcataatGTTCAAGAAGCGACTAGGAAGAAAGAAGTTGATATGCAAGCCAAGAATCCCAGTTGTTTGGAACCTAATCTAGTCTTATTTTGTTTTGGTCTAGGCTCAGCCAATGTTTTGTGA